From the genome of Gemmobacter aquarius:
CTGTCGCAAGCGAAAGCGAGAGCGGCAATCCGGCGCGCGCCATGCGGGCGGCAAGGGCACAGGCAAAAGCCGGAAACACTGCCAGCAGAGCTGCAAGGCCGAACACGGCTGGCAAAGCCAACCATCCGAACCGATCTGCCTCGACCTGAAAACTTTCGGTGATCCAGAAAAGCCCGGGCACGAACTGGCCTAAGCCAAACAGATATCCGATTCGAAACGCGACAGGCCACGGCGTGCCATGCAACATAATTGCCAGCACAGCGAAGGCGATCAGCGCAAAGGGCAGGATCGAATATGGCGGCAAGGCGAGGACAAGTGCGGCACCAGCGGCCAGGGCCACGCCCAAACCGGGCAGACCTTGAAGCAGCTTTCCGCCGGAAAAGGGATGAGCGTCTGAAGTGATCATCCTGCGAAAGCCCCCGTCTTGAGTGGCGAGGGCTAATTGCTCTAGCTACTTGAGATGCAAGGCATGCGTTGCCGGATCACGGCAATGTCAGAGTGTCGAGACCTGTTGGTCGACTTCCATGGGCCCATCAGAAACCTCGCAAGAAGAACGGCGCAGTGATTGTAGCGCTTTCGGCCCAAACCGTGCTCTGTTGACGGCTCTTTGATTTGTCCCGGAGGCAAGAGGACGATACTGCCCATTCCGAAACGTAGGTGAAGGAGTGATCCATGGCCGAGGAACGGATCGGGCGACGGGCTTTGATGGGCGGAGCAGTCGGGATGGCGGGTCTTGCGGCCCTACCAGCCTTGGCGCAGGACGGCACGACCGAGTTTCAGGCTCCTGTATCCGGCAGCGTACGGAACAACGTGTCCAGCTTCCGGATGCCTCAGTGGCGGGACTATTTTGAGAATACTAAGGGTGGTGCAATTCTGGCGGACACAAAATCACGCGCACTGCATTACTGGTCAGAGGATCAGTCGATCTACCGGCTCTATCCCTCGTCCGTCCCCCTGTCCGAGGAACTGACGCGGCTCGGGCGGACCGAGATTGTCCGCAAGGCTGTGAACCCGCCGTGGCGTCCGACGGCATCCATGCTCGAGCGCAACCCGGACTGGCCGAAGATGGTCGAAGGCGGATCCAAGGACAACCCGCTTGGTGTCCGCGGATTGTATCTGTCCTGGCCTGCCTATTTGATCCACGGCACCCATGATACCCGGAAGATCGGTCGCAGATCATCGAACGGGTGCATCGGCCTCTACAACGAGCATGTCATTGAACTTTACGAGCTTGCACAAGTCGGCACTCAGGTGCTGCTGATCTGACGATCAAGGGGCAAGCTGTCGGACCGCTTGGCAAAAGACCTTTTGCATCCGGCTCAGAGCTTACCGCCTTAGCCCACCGTTCTGCGTGAGAAAGTGAGAGCGTTTCGGCCGCATGAGATGCAAATGTATCGAGAAAAGCACAGGGCGGTGTTACATCGAAAGGCGCATTAGAGCTGGTGGTCTGTTCTGGGAAAAATTTGTGTCCGGCAGTAAGCGCGACAGTCTTCGTCTTGCTGTATTGCGGAGGTAACAGTGACTTGACTGGACTTGAGACCAGAAAGCGGTGCCGTTAACGACTAACCCTTCTGGTGTATTCGGGAGGCACTCATATTGTGAAAGCGAAGCGGATGGTCGATCGACGCGGATTTTTGGTAGGCGCCGCCGCGCTAGTTTCCTCTCCAGTGGTGGCGGGCTCGCATCTTCAAGACCAGTGGGACGCGTGGGACGCAGAGGTGACACCACTTGGCTATGAACCTACCACAACGAACCCTTGGGGACTTCATCCGCGCCTGTTGCCGACGCGCGTCCAAGCGCGCACTGGTCTGGTTCCCGGTGACATCCATGTTGATGCGATCGCCCGGTACTTATACCATATTCAACCAGATGGATCAGCTATGCGCTACGGTGTCGCCATCGGCCGCGACGGACTTTACGAACCTGGAACCTACACGATCAGGCGCAAGGCGAAGTGGCCCAACTGGACACCAACCGCGTCGATGATTGCGCGGGAACCAGAGATCTACGCCAAGTTCGCTGACGGGATGGCACCGGGTCCAGGCAATGCCTTGGGATCACGCGCACTTTATCTCTACCTGGGCGAAAGGGATACGTATTTGCGCATTCATGGAACCCCACTCCCGCGGTCTATCGGCAGCCGGGCAAGCTCAGGTTGCGTCCGCATGGTAATGCCACACATCAATGATCTTTACGATCAGGTCCAAACTGGTGTGACAGCCCACTTTATCCAGCTGAAGAAGGCGATAGGGTCACCACCGCATGACCCTTCCGCTTGGCCGCGCGTTCCATGGTCAACACTACAACATGGACACGCTCGACCGAAAGTGGACGTTTGTTCGTATCGCGACTATTGGCTCAGCCCGTTACTTCGGATTGAACAGCAGCCTGTGTGCAGATTGGGCGCCCCGCGACGGTTCGCAGTGGCAGCATTGTCGTCTCGACCGGCCCGACGTAGCGGTACCAGTAGCAACCGTCCTCTGGCCTCAAAAGCACTTCCTGAAGATTCTGGTAAGGTGCGGCAATCGCCCCAACCCCTTCCGGCATTCTTTGAGAAACCCTGTTTCCTTGTCGATTGACTGACTGGCCGGAACTGAGCAGGCACCCACAATTAAGCAGCACCCAAGTCGCACAAGAATTAGCGTCGATCTGCCTAACATAAAAATTCCCCTTGCTCGGGCTGAACGCCACCTCAGACCGTGCGGAAGTAAACAAGCCAGCGATGGAGCGCTAAAGTCGTCCCATGCTT
Proteins encoded in this window:
- a CDS encoding L,D-transpeptidase; this encodes MAEERIGRRALMGGAVGMAGLAALPALAQDGTTEFQAPVSGSVRNNVSSFRMPQWRDYFENTKGGAILADTKSRALHYWSEDQSIYRLYPSSVPLSEELTRLGRTEIVRKAVNPPWRPTASMLERNPDWPKMVEGGSKDNPLGVRGLYLSWPAYLIHGTHDTRKIGRRSSNGCIGLYNEHVIELYELAQVGTQVLLI